In Dyadobacter sp. CECT 9275, the following proteins share a genomic window:
- a CDS encoding vWA domain-containing protein: MYQPTASWGKKLNYTLAFLRGISVALVVFLLLSPLVHRTETIVDKAKIVFAIDNSESVRRYGPKAIGQISAAIGQLSDAGFEVDFQVLNKDQKVSAIDSVRFDQKKTDLSALLKMVKSNYEGSNLTDVILLSDGIVTQGTSPAFGQYPFRISSIAVGDTVPVADISIKDVIHNKVAYLGNEFPLRAEIVAHGLSGKTTHVTLRQGGKVIATEKVIIDQKDFYKTYEFKTSSAEKGLQHYTVELGNVAGEKVVRNNKKEIYIDIIDGRQRILLMAMAPHPDIKAFRNLIEANDNYELEVQTLSISNSPPVSSKPYDLVILHQIPNVLGLGNASVRKFVDAKVPLFFVLGNQSAIPLVNSFSRALAINVTGTQTDRVSARFNTSFQQLNFDAESLKLLERLPPLSVPFGEYNVLSGSETILFQKVGTLPTRKPLLLLNTAAEPKTAILAGEGIWQWRQEEFALTDKQDVVDNLFQKVIQILAVKEDKRKFRVYPVKGEFETGEQVVFQTEIYNDIYEELYGQEVKLVITNEKGAARQFSYVHSRENARFNISGLPEGAYRFQASTVLKGKDEQVRGQFVISELDQEMANTTADFNMLRELSAHTGGEFLKAEALPGFIDKLKTNRPADRLDALENTVELIHLKWLFFVILLLLALEWGTRKYLGGY, from the coding sequence TTGTATCAACCTACAGCCTCCTGGGGAAAGAAGCTGAACTATACTCTTGCATTTTTGCGCGGAATATCAGTTGCGCTGGTTGTTTTTCTGTTATTAAGCCCCCTGGTTCACCGGACAGAAACGATTGTAGATAAGGCTAAAATTGTTTTTGCCATTGATAATTCAGAATCTGTCCGCAGGTACGGACCCAAGGCAATCGGGCAGATTTCAGCTGCAATCGGGCAACTCAGTGATGCAGGTTTTGAGGTGGATTTTCAGGTACTCAACAAGGATCAGAAGGTATCTGCAATTGATTCGGTGCGGTTTGATCAGAAAAAAACGGATCTCTCTGCTTTGCTGAAGATGGTTAAAAGCAATTATGAAGGTTCCAATTTAACAGATGTCATACTGCTCAGTGACGGGATTGTGACCCAGGGGACCTCACCAGCTTTTGGACAGTATCCTTTCCGCATCAGTAGCATTGCCGTTGGGGATACAGTACCTGTGGCAGATATCAGCATTAAGGACGTAATACATAACAAAGTGGCGTACCTGGGGAATGAATTTCCCCTGCGGGCTGAAATTGTAGCACACGGCCTTTCCGGCAAAACTACCCATGTTACGCTCCGGCAGGGAGGAAAGGTGATTGCAACAGAAAAAGTGATCATTGACCAAAAGGATTTTTACAAGACTTACGAGTTTAAAACTTCTTCAGCAGAAAAGGGGCTTCAGCATTATACTGTTGAACTGGGAAATGTAGCCGGAGAGAAGGTGGTCCGTAACAACAAAAAGGAAATATACATTGATATCATTGATGGCCGTCAGCGGATTCTGCTGATGGCCATGGCGCCGCATCCGGATATCAAGGCATTCAGGAATTTGATTGAAGCGAATGATAATTATGAGCTGGAGGTACAAACACTAAGTATTTCCAACAGTCCCCCCGTAAGTAGCAAGCCTTACGACCTGGTCATATTACATCAGATACCCAATGTCCTGGGCCTTGGAAACGCCTCGGTCCGGAAATTCGTGGATGCTAAAGTGCCCTTATTCTTCGTGCTCGGGAATCAATCGGCTATCCCGCTGGTTAATTCGTTCAGCCGTGCACTAGCCATAAACGTAACAGGTACCCAGACAGACCGGGTATCAGCAAGATTTAACACTTCATTCCAGCAACTGAATTTTGATGCGGAAAGTCTTAAGCTGCTGGAAAGGCTGCCACCGTTGTCGGTCCCCTTTGGGGAATATAATGTGCTGTCGGGTTCTGAGACAATTCTGTTTCAGAAAGTAGGTACGTTACCAACCCGTAAACCTTTATTGTTGTTAAATACGGCGGCTGAGCCGAAAACTGCCATTCTGGCCGGGGAGGGAATATGGCAATGGCGGCAGGAGGAGTTTGCGCTGACTGACAAGCAGGATGTTGTAGACAACCTTTTTCAGAAAGTAATTCAGATATTGGCGGTCAAAGAAGACAAGCGAAAGTTCAGAGTATACCCGGTAAAGGGGGAGTTTGAAACCGGTGAACAGGTCGTTTTCCAGACCGAAATTTACAATGATATTTACGAAGAGCTTTACGGACAGGAAGTGAAGCTGGTAATAACCAATGAAAAAGGTGCAGCAAGACAGTTCTCCTATGTTCATTCCCGGGAAAATGCACGATTTAATATATCGGGCCTCCCGGAGGGTGCCTATAGGTTTCAAGCAAGTACAGTACTAAAAGGTAAGGATGAGCAGGTGCGTGGGCAGTTTGTCATCAGTGAGCTGGACCAGGAGATGGCGAATACAACAGCAGATTTTAATATGCTCAGGGAACTTTCGGCGCACACGGGCGGAGAATTTCTGAAAGCGGAGGCGCTACCCGGTTTCATAGATAAACTGAAAACTAACCGTCCGGCAGATCGGTTGGATGCGCTGGAAAATACCGTGGAACTGATCCACCTGAAATGGCTCTTTTTTGTGATACTTCTCCTTCTTGCCCTGGAGTGGGGAACGCGGAAATATTTGGGAGGGTATTGA
- a CDS encoding universal stress protein: MKKILIPIDFSENADKVIAAAKIIADKYQSELLVLHAYEPYIADVNLTTGNVLPGIGSPDLLSLSNELQQEFQERLEEYVRKLVAEGYRSTALWYPGGIKPAVKQAYADHTPDLIILGRTGEGGFLDKLIGSSATDIALHASCPVLVIPPQNKPTSFASTVYATQLEYAENNILHELLPFTSQLGSSVKFLKVHSRTQPDIQPDHQYMAELKAEFNISDDAFVSREALHVIDGIEAYCDEIGADLLVVSARERSFIEEFLINPGLTKKLIVHTHIPLLVYHLT; this comes from the coding sequence ATGAAAAAAATACTAATCCCGATAGACTTTTCCGAAAATGCGGATAAGGTGATAGCCGCCGCCAAAATCATCGCAGATAAATATCAGAGTGAACTTCTGGTTTTACACGCGTACGAGCCCTACATTGCCGATGTTAACCTCACCACTGGTAATGTTTTGCCCGGGATTGGCTCTCCGGATCTTTTATCACTTTCAAACGAATTACAACAGGAATTTCAGGAGCGGCTCGAAGAATACGTACGCAAACTGGTGGCAGAAGGGTACCGGTCCACTGCTCTCTGGTATCCGGGTGGTATCAAACCGGCGGTCAAACAGGCGTATGCCGATCACACACCCGACCTGATCATCCTGGGCAGAACGGGAGAAGGAGGTTTTCTCGATAAATTGATTGGAAGTTCAGCAACCGATATTGCCCTGCATGCCTCCTGCCCGGTACTGGTTATTCCGCCTCAAAACAAGCCAACCTCATTTGCCAGCACAGTATATGCAACGCAGCTGGAATATGCGGAGAATAATATCCTCCATGAGTTACTGCCTTTCACCAGCCAACTGGGATCCAGCGTTAAATTCCTGAAAGTCCACAGCCGTACCCAACCGGACATACAACCGGATCACCAGTATATGGCAGAATTAAAGGCTGAATTTAATATTTCTGATGACGCGTTTGTGAGCCGGGAAGCGCTACACGTAATTGACGGGATAGAAGCTTATTGTGATGAAATCGGTGCAGACCTGCTGGTTGTTTCCGCACGGGAAAGATCCTTCATTGAGGAGTTTCTGATCAATCCGGGACTGACTAAAAAACTGATCGTGCACACGCACATACCTTTATTAGTGTATCATTTAACCTAA
- a CDS encoding dicarboxylate/amino acid:cation symporter: MKSKITIINIILVTIAALATVLNNYNIVAVPDTLLITLRWAALAGLIVFAVIKRNLTTSILISMLVGTEIGYDFPTIGKEIHFLRQIFLQMIKTVIAPLLFATLVTGIAGHSDLKQVGRMGWKSLLYFEVVTTFALLIGLFFANWFKPGEGIIPPAALNATLPETHQQTWQDIVLHSFPENIAKSIYHGEVLQIVVFSVLFGISLALLPVAKKQKMVEGIELLAEVMFKFTKIIMLFAPIGVGAAIAETVGHMGIDVLKNLALLLATLYCALIVFVLIIFVPIALFAKIPIVKFAKAIFEPVSIAFATTSSESALPKAMEKMEKFGVPRHIVSFVMPTGYSFNLDGSTLYLALAAVFVAQATGTEMTVGHQLTMVLLLMLTSKGVAGIPRATLVILLGAIANFGMPEWPVLLIMGIDELMDMARTSINVTGNCLATAVVARWEGELDDTKMHASDIVLPKKSPADI, from the coding sequence ATGAAGAGCAAAATTACTATTATCAACATCATCCTGGTGACAATAGCGGCCCTGGCTACGGTTTTAAATAACTACAATATTGTGGCGGTTCCCGATACTCTGCTCATTACATTAAGATGGGCGGCTTTGGCCGGCCTCATTGTTTTTGCAGTCATCAAACGGAACCTTACCACTTCTATATTGATTTCAATGCTGGTGGGAACGGAAATCGGTTACGATTTTCCGACAATTGGAAAAGAGATTCACTTTTTACGACAGATATTCCTTCAAATGATTAAGACGGTGATTGCACCGTTGTTATTTGCCACCCTGGTTACCGGTATTGCTGGTCATTCTGATCTGAAACAGGTGGGCAGGATGGGCTGGAAATCATTGCTTTATTTTGAGGTTGTTACCACTTTTGCGTTGCTGATCGGGTTGTTTTTTGCCAACTGGTTTAAGCCGGGTGAGGGGATTATCCCTCCTGCTGCCTTGAACGCTACCTTGCCGGAAACACATCAGCAGACCTGGCAGGATATTGTTCTCCATTCCTTCCCGGAAAATATTGCCAAATCCATTTACCATGGTGAGGTACTTCAGATTGTTGTTTTCAGTGTTTTGTTTGGAATAAGCCTGGCATTATTACCCGTAGCTAAAAAGCAGAAAATGGTGGAAGGCATTGAACTGCTGGCCGAGGTTATGTTTAAGTTTACGAAGATCATTATGCTGTTCGCCCCTATAGGGGTAGGTGCCGCGATTGCCGAAACAGTAGGCCACATGGGGATTGATGTACTGAAAAACCTTGCCCTCCTGCTGGCTACGCTTTATTGCGCACTGATTGTTTTTGTATTGATTATTTTTGTTCCCATTGCACTTTTTGCAAAAATCCCGATTGTCAAATTTGCCAAAGCTATTTTTGAACCTGTATCCATTGCATTCGCAACGACAAGCTCGGAATCCGCACTACCAAAAGCGATGGAAAAAATGGAGAAATTTGGAGTCCCCAGACATATCGTTTCGTTTGTGATGCCAACGGGATATAGCTTTAATCTGGACGGTTCTACACTTTATCTGGCCTTGGCGGCCGTATTTGTGGCCCAGGCAACGGGCACAGAAATGACGGTGGGGCACCAGCTTACAATGGTACTTTTGCTTATGCTTACAAGTAAAGGAGTGGCGGGTATTCCACGCGCAACGCTCGTTATCCTGCTGGGAGCTATTGCCAACTTTGGGATGCCGGAATGGCCGGTTTTGTTAATTATGGGCATTGATGAACTGATGGATATGGCGCGTACCTCTATTAACGTAACGGGTAACTGCCTGGCTACCGCGGTGGTCGCACGATGGGAAGGGGAGCTTGATGATACCAAAATGCATGCGTCGGATATAGTATTGCCGAAAAAATCACCTGCTGATATTTAA
- the corA gene encoding magnesium/cobalt transporter CorA, with amino-acid sequence MGSGHHSQNTSGNLKKVTRKHRHYERGNLLTSPGTLTYVGPEVELKTRIRKIRYNEKFIANEAVKTLADCIPSTTETDQITWLDVDGIHETSLIEKLGKLYNLHPLLLEDVVNSEHKPKLEVYDNHHVFLTMKMLHYSDTTAIDIASEHVSFVLGDHFLISFQEERNEDIFIPVLNRLEASVGKTRKNGADYLLFALMDVIVDNYFIVLEKLGDNMDHLEDSILAGIDKLSLTDLYALKRELTLLRRIVWPIRDMINQLIREENPLVSRETIPYYRDLYDHIMQIIDTVDSYREVLASLADVHLSTISNRMNSVMKTLTIFSAIFMPLTFIVGVYGMNFDHMPELHHPYGYFCVWGIMIVVTAGMVIYFKTKKWI; translated from the coding sequence TTGGGCTCAGGACATCATTCACAGAACACATCAGGCAACCTTAAAAAAGTTACCCGTAAACACCGGCATTATGAACGTGGCAACCTGCTTACCTCGCCGGGGACACTCACCTATGTTGGTCCTGAGGTAGAACTCAAAACGCGCATCCGAAAAATCCGGTATAACGAGAAGTTCATTGCGAATGAAGCTGTGAAAACCCTTGCAGACTGCATTCCTTCTACCACTGAAACCGACCAGATCACCTGGCTTGATGTTGACGGAATACATGAAACGAGCCTGATAGAAAAACTTGGAAAATTATACAACCTTCATCCTCTGCTGCTCGAAGACGTAGTGAACAGTGAGCACAAACCAAAACTTGAAGTGTATGATAATCATCATGTATTTCTGACCATGAAAATGCTCCACTATTCTGATACCACGGCTATCGATATTGCCAGCGAGCACGTGAGTTTTGTCCTCGGAGATCATTTCCTGATTTCATTTCAGGAAGAAAGGAATGAAGATATATTCATACCTGTGCTAAACAGGCTTGAAGCCTCTGTCGGAAAAACCAGGAAAAACGGCGCGGACTATCTGCTCTTCGCACTGATGGACGTCATTGTCGACAATTATTTCATCGTTCTGGAAAAACTGGGTGACAATATGGATCATCTGGAAGATTCCATTCTGGCCGGAATCGATAAACTATCCCTTACCGACCTCTATGCCCTTAAAAGAGAATTGACCTTACTCAGGCGTATCGTCTGGCCAATCAGAGATATGATTAATCAGTTGATCAGAGAAGAGAATCCGTTGGTAAGCCGGGAAACCATTCCCTACTACCGGGATCTTTACGATCATATTATGCAGATCATTGATACTGTGGACTCTTATCGTGAGGTACTGGCGAGCTTAGCGGATGTACATCTCTCTACCATTAGTAACAGGATGAACTCTGTCATGAAAACACTCACCATTTTTTCAGCGATATTTATGCCGCTTACCTTTATAGTCGGAGTTTACGGGATGAATTTTGATCATATGCCGGAACTTCACCACCCCTATGGCTACTTTTGTGTCTGGGGTATTATGATTGTAGTAACAGCCGGAATGGTAATATATTTCAAAACCAAAAAATGGATCTGA
- a CDS encoding ArsC family reductase: MFVLYGIPNCNTVKKARTWLDERGVQYTFHDYKKKGISSDKLNAWFQQLPWERLVNQAGTTWKALSDEEKASVKDQESAAALMQNKTSVIKRPLIEDTTGKVITLGFSEKEFEEAFA; this comes from the coding sequence ATGTTTGTTTTATACGGAATCCCCAATTGTAATACAGTAAAGAAGGCCAGAACGTGGCTGGATGAAAGAGGCGTGCAATACACCTTTCATGACTATAAGAAAAAGGGTATTTCTTCGGATAAGTTAAATGCCTGGTTTCAACAGCTGCCCTGGGAAAGGTTGGTGAACCAGGCGGGAACTACCTGGAAAGCTCTTTCTGATGAGGAAAAAGCCAGCGTGAAAGACCAGGAAAGTGCTGCGGCGCTTATGCAGAATAAAACTTCAGTAATAAAACGTCCGTTGATAGAAGATACCACTGGAAAGGTGATAACGCTGGGGTTTTCAGAAAAGGAGTTCGAAGAGGCCTTTGCATAA
- a CDS encoding OmpA family protein yields the protein MNTWSITGYGGITKFFGDIKEYDFKLGEDEKLTGGWGLSINKQLSPIFGIQLTGYNGRLMGSKSRHYSTLSQETYKVSFNSPSFIQASIDGTVNLNRLLFGYNKLRRWKFDAHLGAGIIYYHTDLKATNTNPQSPDFGDVFEISTNTDGSSKTAGTWERNGSTYTREWVVPAGLAVHYELTPRFDIGVDFVYNYVNTEKMDATVGDLTDYKSQQGLWTFAKGDSKNDGWGFVGVALTYKLGKNAVMAKKGVYDAGSGRYHLRWADPKALIPVPYNPTMDDADSIAKANMPKPVDPRLYTDTDGDGVADLFDKEPNTPLGSVVSGGGVAMDLDKIIRDAIKNNLPKDECEALFSNIEFDTDKSIIRNASKETLSKVVELLNMRVNCRIVLVGHTDARASDSYNVALSRRRVDAAKRFLVRAGLQDPSRIIVEYYGELRPIAENTTVEGLQSNRRVEIKILPQNSLRSNYPAGFQR from the coding sequence ATGAATACATGGTCAATTACGGGATACGGAGGGATAACCAAATTCTTTGGTGATATAAAAGAATACGATTTCAAACTTGGTGAAGACGAAAAACTGACTGGCGGATGGGGGCTCTCGATAAACAAGCAGCTTTCTCCGATCTTCGGTATTCAGCTTACCGGTTACAACGGTCGGTTAATGGGTTCCAAGAGCCGTCACTACAGCACGCTTAGCCAGGAAACTTACAAAGTTTCGTTTAACAGCCCATCCTTTATACAGGCTTCTATTGACGGAACTGTTAACCTGAACCGCCTACTGTTTGGGTATAACAAACTGCGCAGATGGAAATTTGATGCGCACCTTGGTGCTGGTATCATTTATTATCATACTGACCTGAAAGCGACCAATACGAATCCGCAGAGTCCTGATTTCGGTGATGTTTTTGAAATTTCCACCAATACCGACGGAAGCTCTAAAACAGCTGGAACCTGGGAAAGAAATGGTTCGACTTATACCCGTGAATGGGTAGTTCCAGCGGGTCTGGCAGTTCATTATGAATTAACTCCACGATTCGATATTGGTGTTGACTTTGTTTATAACTATGTTAACACTGAAAAAATGGATGCGACTGTTGGCGATCTTACGGATTATAAGTCGCAGCAAGGGTTATGGACATTTGCCAAAGGAGATTCCAAAAACGATGGATGGGGTTTTGTAGGAGTAGCGCTCACCTATAAATTAGGTAAAAATGCAGTGATGGCTAAAAAGGGTGTCTATGATGCTGGAAGCGGCCGTTATCACCTGCGTTGGGCTGACCCGAAAGCACTGATACCTGTTCCTTACAATCCAACAATGGATGACGCTGATTCTATTGCGAAGGCTAATATGCCAAAGCCAGTGGATCCACGTTTGTATACTGATACAGATGGTGATGGTGTTGCTGACTTGTTTGACAAAGAGCCTAATACTCCTCTCGGAAGTGTAGTATCTGGTGGTGGTGTAGCGATGGATCTTGATAAAATCATCCGGGATGCAATCAAAAATAACCTGCCGAAAGACGAATGCGAGGCGTTGTTCAGCAACATTGAGTTTGATACTGACAAGTCTATCATTCGTAATGCTTCTAAAGAAACACTGAGCAAGGTAGTTGAACTTTTGAATATGCGTGTAAATTGCCGTATCGTTCTGGTAGGTCATACAGATGCTCGCGCTTCTGATAGTTACAACGTGGCACTATCCCGCCGCAGGGTGGATGCTGCCAAAAGATTCCTGGTAAGAGCGGGTCTTCAGGATCCAAGCAGGATTATCGTTGAGTACTACGGTGAGTTGAGACCAATCGCTGAAAATACAACAGTGGAAGGGTTACAGTCAAACCGTCGGGTGGAAATCAAAATTTTACCACAAAATTCACTTCGTTCGAATTATCCGGCTGGTTTCCAGAGATAA
- a CDS encoding Smr/MutS family protein, translated as MNIGDKVRLVHGREEGIIYAFLPGNVVEIEIEDGFRIPVLRNEIVTISPVESQRLVKPFEAAKAADTVFRPQKVFGEKGIYLAFVAVNDRAVTVHLINNTDWMLPFTASSDHNQVRSGLGGGTLEPRSTQKLTELITKDFESWPVMEFTFLFYREGNYILPQPLHKRLKCRAQSFYKSKRSAPILNKDAFVYQLDEENLKTPEPGMKADISSQLRERMMEGAGTEPARIEKPEEVFDLHIEKITADFSGLSKEQILKKQLAAFENSLEQAIASGMDQITFIHGLGSGMLRDELHRRLSKNQHVNYFKDAQKEKFGYGATLVKIK; from the coding sequence ATGAATATAGGAGATAAGGTAAGGCTGGTACACGGACGGGAGGAAGGGATCATCTATGCATTTTTGCCCGGCAACGTGGTTGAAATAGAAATTGAAGATGGCTTCCGGATTCCGGTGCTGCGGAATGAGATCGTCACCATATCCCCGGTCGAATCGCAGAGGCTGGTCAAGCCGTTTGAGGCTGCCAAAGCAGCGGATACCGTTTTCAGACCGCAAAAAGTTTTCGGGGAAAAGGGGATATACCTCGCTTTTGTTGCAGTGAATGACAGGGCTGTAACGGTGCATCTGATCAACAATACAGACTGGATGCTACCGTTTACTGCCTCGTCGGACCATAACCAGGTAAGGAGCGGACTGGGTGGTGGAACGCTTGAGCCACGTTCTACGCAAAAGCTGACTGAATTGATAACCAAGGATTTTGAGTCGTGGCCGGTCATGGAGTTTACCTTTCTCTTTTACCGCGAAGGAAATTACATCCTGCCGCAGCCGCTGCATAAAAGACTGAAATGCAGGGCGCAGTCGTTTTACAAGAGTAAACGGTCGGCTCCTATTCTTAACAAGGATGCCTTTGTTTATCAACTGGATGAAGAGAATCTCAAAACGCCTGAACCAGGAATGAAGGCGGATATTTCCAGCCAGCTGCGTGAGCGGATGATGGAAGGCGCCGGTACGGAACCCGCCAGGATCGAAAAACCGGAAGAAGTATTTGATCTCCATATTGAGAAAATTACGGCTGATTTTTCAGGATTATCCAAAGAACAGATACTCAAAAAGCAATTAGCTGCGTTTGAAAATAGCCTTGAGCAGGCTATTGCCTCGGGTATGGACCAGATTACGTTCATTCATGGATTAGGAAGCGGCATGTTGCGGGACGAACTGCACCGAAGGCTTAGCAAAAACCAGCATGTGAATTATTTTAAAGACGCCCAAAAGGAAAAATTCGGATACGGTGCAACCCTCGTCAAAATTAAATAA
- a CDS encoding DUF2279 domain-containing protein, producing MKYGNAYQHLILTLLFCTLCKTRVLGQADTLKVDSAASIHPNYPLLRGIFAAQSALYLGTIYGLSKSWYKNPLTKFTVKDDTHEWLQMDKMGHIYTAYQIARHTAAIYRTTGISKRQMLVYGAVSGIIFQTPIEILDGFSPDYGFSPGDMIANISGSVLYLGQIALWDEIRIQPKFSAHYTSLAGVRPGLLGSTHQERLLKDYNGQTYWFSGSPGSFYKNGKWPSWLCISIGYGIDNMVSAERSKSIEMGYIPERQFYLSLDIDLTKVKTKNKVVKVIAFIANSIKIPAPALRFGKRGVDFKPIYF from the coding sequence ATGAAATACGGAAACGCTTATCAGCATTTGATCCTTACCTTGTTGTTTTGTACACTGTGCAAAACCAGAGTGCTTGGGCAGGCTGATACCTTAAAAGTTGATTCGGCCGCCAGTATTCACCCCAATTATCCGTTGTTGAGAGGGATATTTGCAGCCCAGTCGGCGCTGTATCTCGGAACAATATATGGCCTGAGCAAGTCGTGGTATAAAAATCCGCTTACGAAATTCACTGTTAAGGACGATACCCATGAGTGGCTCCAAATGGACAAAATGGGGCATATTTACACAGCCTACCAGATCGCACGTCACACTGCTGCGATTTATCGCACAACAGGAATATCAAAAAGACAAATGCTGGTGTATGGTGCGGTTTCAGGTATTATTTTCCAGACACCGATCGAAATACTTGATGGTTTTTCTCCAGACTATGGTTTTTCTCCCGGAGATATGATTGCCAATATTTCGGGTTCCGTTTTGTATCTGGGTCAGATAGCCCTCTGGGACGAAATCCGGATCCAGCCAAAGTTTTCGGCGCATTATACCTCCCTTGCCGGTGTCAGGCCCGGATTGCTCGGGAGTACCCATCAGGAAAGATTACTGAAGGATTATAACGGGCAAACCTATTGGTTTTCAGGAAGCCCGGGATCCTTTTACAAAAATGGTAAATGGCCTTCATGGCTTTGTATTTCAATTGGATATGGGATCGATAACATGGTTTCGGCAGAAAGGAGCAAAAGTATTGAAATGGGGTATATTCCTGAGAGGCAGTTCTATCTGTCGCTGGATATTGATCTTACAAAAGTGAAAACAAAAAATAAGGTTGTAAAGGTTATTGCTTTTATTGCCAATTCAATAAAAATCCCGGCACCGGCACTGCGCTTCGGTAAAAGGGGAGTTGATTTTAAACCAATCTATTTCTGA
- a CDS encoding DUF4403 family protein: MEEYKYSEKEIQSEQHLSVLNVPVEIPVAEIEAQINAKIKGLIYEDNSYEDDNQDNIKAKVWKLSPIRLVAIDSSFLFEVPLKIWVSAGYKISPLGLTMSGYKDTEFSIRIRFITKIGVSPDWKVEADTYVDSYDWISEPNIQVAGIKIPIKGMVSRMMNKNFDKITDAIDEHISSNIELKKYAAVAWDLARQPVLLSKEYHTWLAVVPEAVVMTPLTASNGVLRSVIGIKGYTQTITSADKPLATKGRGLPDLVIAPQVPERFRIALISQISYEEASRMADEKFKGEKFSFLGGKYKVEITSIEMYGQNDKMIIKAGLAGGINGYIYLKGNPYYDPATQQLSFRNLDYDLDTRSTILRTAGWLLQGQFSRMMEKKMTFPVGDQITDTKKTIQKILENYKVTDGVTIKGKIKEIAPDKVYLTPNHIYSVVFADGSINLRVEGLRSF; this comes from the coding sequence ATGGAGGAATATAAATATTCGGAAAAAGAAATACAGAGTGAACAGCATCTGTCGGTATTGAATGTGCCGGTAGAAATTCCCGTTGCTGAAATTGAAGCGCAGATCAATGCAAAGATCAAAGGTTTGATTTATGAGGACAATAGTTATGAAGATGATAATCAGGATAATATCAAGGCAAAAGTATGGAAGCTAAGCCCGATCCGGCTTGTTGCCATTGATTCGTCATTCTTGTTTGAAGTCCCGCTGAAAATATGGGTAAGTGCAGGTTATAAAATCAGTCCGCTCGGGCTGACCATGTCAGGCTATAAGGACACGGAATTTTCTATACGGATCAGATTCATTACTAAAATCGGAGTTTCACCAGACTGGAAGGTTGAGGCGGATACTTACGTTGATAGCTACGACTGGATCTCGGAACCGAATATACAGGTAGCGGGTATAAAAATTCCGATCAAAGGGATGGTAAGCCGGATGATGAATAAGAATTTTGATAAAATCACGGACGCCATCGACGAACATATATCCAGCAACATAGAGTTGAAAAAATACGCCGCCGTTGCCTGGGATCTGGCCAGGCAGCCGGTATTGTTGTCAAAGGAATATCATACATGGCTTGCTGTGGTACCCGAGGCAGTGGTAATGACTCCGCTAACTGCTTCCAACGGTGTATTACGCTCGGTCATAGGTATCAAAGGATATACCCAGACCATTACCTCTGCAGATAAACCGCTGGCAACCAAAGGGAGGGGGCTTCCCGATCTGGTCATTGCACCGCAGGTACCGGAGCGTTTCAGGATTGCGCTGATCAGCCAGATATCTTATGAAGAGGCCAGCCGGATGGCGGATGAGAAATTCAAAGGAGAGAAATTTTCGTTCTTAGGAGGCAAGTATAAAGTGGAAATTACATCCATTGAAATGTACGGACAGAACGATAAAATGATTATCAAAGCGGGTTTGGCAGGTGGTATAAACGGTTATATCTATCTGAAGGGAAATCCATATTATGATCCGGCTACGCAGCAACTATCGTTCAGGAATCTGGATTATGATCTGGATACCAGGAGTACCATCTTACGTACCGCTGGATGGCTGCTGCAGGGTCAGTTCAGCCGGATGATGGAGAAAAAAATGACGTTTCCGGTCGGCGACCAGATCACCGATACAAAGAAAACAATACAAAAAATACTAGAAAATTACAAAGTAACGGACGGTGTAACCATCAAAGGGAAAATCAAAGAAATAGCACCGGATAAAGTATACCTGACACCAAACCACATTTATTCGGTGGTTTTTGCCGACGGTAGTATTAATCTGAGGGTGGAGGGATTGAGGAGTTTTTAA